Proteins encoded in a region of the Larimichthys crocea isolate SSNF chromosome XVI, L_crocea_2.0, whole genome shotgun sequence genome:
- the pgap3 gene encoding post-GPI attachment to proteins factor 3, giving the protein MPLSTRRAFVSSNGLRPTTTTAMASALPRCTSVRLPAAVATVTVLLLMSVTTVQSSQGDKEPVYRDCVKQCVRTNCTGARLRGFQSGQPRYMALTGWTCRDDCRYQCMWTTVGLYQAEGYRVPQFHGKWPFARFLCFEEPASALASLLNGLACLLMLLRYRSMVPRQSPMYHTINAFSLVSLNAWFWSTVFHTRDTYLTEKMDYFCATAVLLYSIYLCCVRTLGLRRPGVSSMVGVLLILLFTSHVSYLTFVRFDYGYNMAANASIGMVNLLWWLCWCWQNRRTLPYWWKCGLVVLLLHGLALLELLDFPPMLWVLDAHAVWHLSTIPVHFLFYSFLIDDSLYLLNTEKMGVKVE; this is encoded by the exons ATGCCGCTGTCGACCCGCCGTGCCTTCGTGAGCTCTAACGGGCTgagaccaacaacaacaaccgccATGGCCTCGGCGTTACCCCGCTGCACATCTGTCAGACTCCCCGCTGCGGTGGCCACCGTCACCGTCCTGCTCCTGATGTCGGTGACCACCGTACAGTCCTCCCAAGGCGACAAGGAGCCGGTTTACCGAGACTGTGTGAAGCAATGTGTCCGGACCAACTGCACCGGAGCTCGGCTACGCGGGTTTCAGTCAGGCCAGCCGCGGTACATGGCGCTGACAG GTTGGACATGTCGTGATGACTGTCGCTATCAGTGCATGTGGACCACCGTGGGGCTTTACCAGGCCGAGGGGTACAGAGTCCCGCAGTTCCATGGCAAG TGGCCGTTTGCACGCTTCCTGTGTTTCGAGGAGCCAGCTTCTGCCCTGGCCTCTCTGCTCAATGGCCTGGCTTGCCTTCTTATGCTGCTGCGCTATCGGAGCATGGTGCCACGCCAGAGCCCCATGTACCACACCATCAACGCCTTCTCTCTG gtGTCTCTTAATGCCTGGTTCTGGTCCACAGTGTTCCACACCCGGGACACGTATCTAACTGAG AAAATGGACTATTTCTGCGCAACAGCTGTCCTTCTTTACTCAATCTACCTGTGTTGTGTCAG AACATTGGGTTTGAGGCGACCTGGGGTGTCCAGCATGGTGGGAGTCCTGCTCATCTTGCTCTTTACCTCGCACGTGTCCTACTTGACCTTTGTCCGTTTCGACTACGGTTACAACATGGCTGCTAATGCCTCCATCG GCATGGTGAACCTCCTGTGGTGGCTGTGTTGGTGCTGGCAGAACCGGCGGACCCTGCCATACTGGTGGAAGTGCGGCCTGGTGGTGCTCCTGCTTCATGGTCTGGCCCTGCTGGAGTTGCTGGACTTCCCTCCAATGCTCTGGGTCCTAGATGCTCACGCCGTGTGGCACCTGAGCACCATACCGGTCCACTTCCTTTTCTACAG TTTCCTGATCGACGACAGCCTCTACCTActaaacacagagaagatggGTGTCAAAGTCGAGTAG
- the mylpfb gene encoding myosin regulatory light chain 2, skeletal muscle, translated as MAPKKAKRRQQQGEGGSSNVFSMFEQSQIQEYKEAFTIIDQNRDGIISKDDLRDVLATMGQLNTKNEELEAMVKEASGPINFTVFLTMFGEKLKGADPEDVIVSAFKVLDPEGTGAIKKEFLEELLTTQCDRFTAEEMTNLWAAFPPDVAGNVDYKNICYVITHGEDKEEE; from the exons ATG GCACCCAAGAAGGCCaagaggaggcagcagcagggtgaGGGTGGATCCTCCAATGTGTTCTCCATGTTTGAGCAGAGCCAGATCCAGGAGTACAAGGAG GCTTTCACAATCATTGACCAGAACAGAGATGGCATCATCAGCAAGGACGATCTGAGGGACGTGCTGGCCACCATGGGCCAACTGAATACAAAGAATGAGGAGCTTGAGGCCATGGTGAAGGAAGCCAGCGGCCCCATCAACTTCACCGTCTTCTTGACCATGTTCGGCGAGAAGCTGAAGG GTGCTGATCCCGAGGACGTTATCGTGAGCGCTTTCAAGGTCCTGGACCCCGAGGGCACTGGCGCCATCAAGAAGGAATT cCTTGAGGAGCTCCTGACCACCCAGTGCGACAGGTTCACCGCTGAGGAG ATGACCAACCTGTGGGCTGCTTTCCCCCCTGATGTGGCTGGCAATGTGGACTACAAGAACATCTGCTACGTCATCACACACGgagaggacaaggaggaggagtaa